One Tachypleus tridentatus isolate NWPU-2018 chromosome 3, ASM421037v1, whole genome shotgun sequence DNA window includes the following coding sequences:
- the LOC143247149 gene encoding PI-PLC X domain-containing protein 2-like, producing MKIQSFLSVSKRPLSFLLWWLSSFLPLHYLNADSECLPSREKDVHVFLTVSSLASVLPSSKLIERQLELNWVGGSRNTGDIVALYNHDPENSLESPVLTINPLLYVGGYYKTNVQFPRVHFTANNLTSDCLGFWVAYARQGEILGCSCLHARPTWMKDNGRKIRNIPLVQLMIPGTHNSGSYQQYKGLDSETVFLRYLYNQEERIFNQLAYGIRFLDLRVGFYPHTKEKFWINHRLFSVNNTLVTVLQDVANFLQVTEEVVLLDFHNFPTGFLYRPEIHRWLIRLVSEHLGPYMAPRHVGPNVTLGTLWNIGKRVLVSYNSHHYISSNLLWPPVTHIWGNKQIVRDLKIFFDGALRQSNYSTLSSAMAELTPTIATFFTEPRKGLRGLAHDVNRQITHWFRDLWLLQSNIIATDYFLGNYIIDVSIQRNINIFCLETNPN from the exons ATGAAGATACAAAGTTTCCTTTCGGTCTCGAAACGCCCTCTATCTTTCCTGCTCTGGTGGTTATCCTCCTTCCTTCCCCTACACTATCTTAATGCTGACTCAG aaTGCCTTCCTTCAAGAGAGAAGGATGTGCACGTTTTCTTGACTGTTTCTTCTCTTGCGTCGGTGCTGCCATCCAGTAAACTGATAGAAAGGCAGCTAGAATTAAACTGGGTTGGAGGCAGTAGGAATACTGGTGATATTGTGGCGCTATATAACCATGATCCTGAAAACAGCTTGGAAAGTCCTGTGTTGACAATAAATCCGTTACTTTACGTAGGAGGCTATTATAAAACTAATGTCCAGTTTCCTCGCGTGCATTTTACCGCAAATAATCTTACATCAGATTGTTTGGGGTTTTGGGTGGCCTATGCCAGGCAAGGTGAAATATTGGGATGTTCTTGTTTACATGCTCGACCTACGTGGATGAAGGACAATGGCCGAAAGATCAGGAACATCCCACTTGTCCAGCTCATGATTCCAGGTACACACAATTCTGGTAGCTATCAACAGTATAAAGGTTTAGACAGCGAAACAGTCTTTTTACGGTACCTTTACAATCAAGAAGAGAGAATCTTTAATCAGCTGGCCTATGGTATCAGGTTCCTGGACCTCAGAGTCGGGTTTTACCCACATACCAAGGAAAAGTTTTGGATTAACCACCGTCTCTTCTCAGTGAACAACACCCTGGTGACTGTTTTACAGGACGTGGCAAATTTTCTACAAGTTACGGAAGAAGTTGTCCTTCTTGATTTCCACAACTTTCCCACTGGCTTCTTATATCGACCAGAAATCCATCGCTGGCTTATTAGACTTGTTTCCGAACACCTGGGTCCCTACATGGCTCCTCGACATGTTGGTCCCAATGTGACACTAGGAACTCTGTGGAACATTGGGAAGCGTGTGCTAGTTAGCTACAACAGTCATCATTATATTTCTAGTAATCTTCTGTGGCCACCTGTCACCCACATCTGGGGGAACAAGCAAATTGTGAGGGATTTGAAGATCTTCTTTGATGGTGCCCTCCGTCAATCTAACTACTCGACTCTTTCATCCGCCATGGCCGAACTGACTCCTACAATAGCGACTTTTTTCACAGAACCACGCAAAGGTTTACGCGGTTTAGCTCATGACGTGAACAGGCAAATAACACACTGGTTTAGAGATCTCTGGTTGCTACAGTCTAATATTATAGCAACTGATTATTTTCTGGGAAATTATATTATTGATGTTAGTATTCAGAGAAACATTAACATATTTTGTCTGGAAACCAACCCTAATTAA